The bacterium genome includes the window TGTGCAGCGTAGCGCGGCGGATCGTCACTCCGCCGAGCGGAGCAGGCTTCAGTTCCGCCACGGGAGTGAGAATGCCCGTTCGCCCCACCTGCAACACAATGCGTTCGAGAATCGTCTGCGTCTGCCGGGCCGAGAACTTGAACGCCAATGCCCATCGCGGCGCCCGTGCCGTTTGGCCGAGGATTCGGCGGTCGGCAAAGTCGTCCACCTTGATTACGATGCCATCAATCTCAAATGGGAGATCATCGCGACGCTCCTGCCAGCGCTGCCGGTACTCGATGACTCCCTCCAGATCGTCCACCGCTTTCCAGTGCGGACTGACGGGAAAACCAAACTCTCCCAGACGCCGTAGGGCTTCGGATTGCCCGGTGGGCGGACGCCGGTCGGTTTACGAGTAGTAGCCGTAGCAGACCAGAGCCAGCGGCCGCTTGGCCACCACGCTCGGATCCAGTATTTTCAGCGAGCCCGCCGTGGAGTTGCGGGGATTGGCGAAGGTCTTCTCGCCGGTTTCTTCCCGCTCTTGATTCAGCGCGACGAAATCTTTCTTGTTCATATAGACTTCGCCACGAACGTAGAACTCTTCGGCGACGGGACTTCCTTTTTTCACGAACATGCGCAACGGAAGCGAGCGAATCGTTCGCAGGTTGGCGGTGATATCGTCCCCCTGTCTTCCGTCGCCCCGCGTCGCTCCCTCCGCGAACCGCCCACCCATGTATCTCAGCAGGACGGCCACGCCGTCAAATTTCAATTCACAGGTGTAGCGGGGCTCTCGGCCCTCCAGTCCCTCGACCACTCGTTGATGGAAGGCTCGCAAATCGGCTTCGTCATACGAGTTATCAAGCGAAATCAGAGGAAACGGATGCCGGACGACTCGAAATCCCTCGGTTAGCGCGTCCCCGATCCGCTGAGTGGGGCTGTCCGGTGTGACCAGATCGGGAAAGCGGCCTTCCAGCTCTCGCAGCCGTGCGAAAAGCCGGTCGTATTCCGGGTCGGAAATCTCTGGCTCGGCCCGCACAAAGTACAGGTAGTCGTGCCGAGCGATTTCCTCCCGCAGCCTCAGAATTTCCTGACGGGAATCCACATGGAGGTCAGAGTGAACGACGAGACAATCCTCGCGGGTCTGGGCGCTGGAAGCAAGTCGAACGGAAGTTCATATGTCTCAGTCTAATAGGCTAAGAATCTACGAAAATCCCTTCAAAAGCGCAACTCCGAAGAAGCCGGTTATTACTTTAATCGGCACTCTGCGGAATACACCACAATAGCGCGAAAGGACGGATAACGAATGGGTTCCGGCTTGCAATTCCAGACTGTTTTGGCTATATTTAGCAATTCATAACTGGAGCTGTCAACACCACGAACGAGCTATCCGATCCTCTTTTCACGGCCTCTTGCGTTGCACTGGTACTGGTGGTCGTTCCTGCCGCCATTTGGCTGGTAGGAGTCCTACTCTGGTCGGCCCGGAGGCCGAGCGGTGGCAAACAGCTCCCGGCAATCTCCATTATCGTGGCGGCTCGCAATGAGGAGGAGCTGATTCGATCCTGTCTCGAGTCCCTGCTTGGCCAGAACTATCCTGACCGGCTTATCGAAATCCTCCTTGTGGATGACCATTCCACCGACCGGACGCCGCAGATCGCAGAAGAACTTCGCACAGCCCACCCCGGGCGGCTGCGGGTACTCTCGGCACCACCTTCTCCGCCCGGCTTCGGTTCCAAGAAATGGGCGCTTCAGTATGCGATCCGACAGGCGCGGGGTGAGATTCTTCTATTCACCGATGCCGATTGTGTAGTTCGTCCCGAATGGGCGGCCACAATGATGACACACTTCGGACCGGGTGTCGGAGCCGTTACCGGAGCCATATTTCCGCCCCTCCGACAGGGTTTGGGAGAACGGCTTTTTCGTCTTGAGCGTCTGATGGTCAGCCTGACGACGGCATCGGCAATCGGATGGGGTCATCCAGCCTCGGCAGCGGGCGGGAATTTCGCCTATCGCCGGGAGGTGTTCGAGAAGCTGGGCGGCTTGGCGCATCCTGAATTGGCTTCGGGCGATGACGATCTGATGGCACAGACGATCGCCAGACGAGGCTGGAGGGTGGACTTCGCTAAGGGAGCCGACTCCGTGGTCACGGATCTTCGCCCACCCGATGTGCGGCGAGCCATTGCGGCGGCCGCCCGTCATCAAAGCACGCTTCGCTACTATCCGCTCCGATGGCGAGCACTCTTCGCACTGTCTATTGTGTCGGGAGCGGCGGTCCTTGGCTGTATTGTTGCCGCTTTCCTTCAGGTTTCACTTGTCTTCCCGCTGATCGCGGGTCTCCTTCTGCGTGCAGGATTGGATCTTGCAGGCGTGAACCGTTTCTGTCATTCCCTGCGGCAAACCGTTTCGCCGGCTGACTTTGCGTTGGCTGAGGTGCTGCTGCCGTTCTATCTGGTGGCGCGTCCTTTGTTTCTACTTTCTCCCAGGTTCGCATGGAAAGGCCGCGTACATTCCTCCGCTGTTCCGTTGCCCGGTGAAACGAGGACATGACACTCGGGATTCTATCGAAGCGCAAGCCTCGCGTATCGCCGAGCGAAGTGGCAGCTCAGGTTGCTCCTCCGCAGGTCAGTGCGACTCCTCGGAGTCCGCTGAAAATCGCCGTTCGAATCGTTCTGACGGCGGGACTTCTGGCTCTCCTGTTCTGGCAGGTTCGCTGGCGAGACGTATGGACGGTGGTGATGTCGCTGAATGGTGGAGTGGTTTTCTGGGCATTCCTTCTCTGGATTCCGACTCAGTGTTTCCAATTCGCCAAATGGAATTTGTTGGCTCGCGAGGCCGGAGACGGCGTCAGCCGCGCGGACATCCATCGCGGTTATTGGGTAGGTTTCACTTTGGGACTCATCACTCCGGGGCGGATCGGCCAGTTCGGACGCGCACTGGCGCTGCACAACTGCTCGCTCTCACGGGCGGTGGGACTCACCGTGATTGAGCGAGGCTATGCCGCATTGACCATCAACAGCTTTGGCCTACTGGCTCTGGTGATTCTCCCGTTCTTGGGCTGGCTGCCGCCGTTCGCTCTGCCGGGTCCGCTGGTGCAGGGGATTTGTATCGCCGGCGGAATGCTGCTGCTCACGTTGGGCGTATTTCCGAGAACAATGTATGCGCCGCTCAGCCGGATTGCACGGATTCTTCCTCTACGCGAGAAAGTCGAGAAAGCGCTGGCGGTTCTGAAAGCCACCACTCCCGGCAGAGGAATCACGCTTATGGTTCTGAGTACGGTCGCGCTCGCGTCTTCACTATTGCAATTCGTTTTTCTCATCCGAGCATCCGGCACGGAAATCCCCCTCTGGGGAGGGATGCTGGCCGGAGTTCTTACGTTCTTCATCAAGGGAGCGCTGCCGATCTCACTGGGAAGCCTGGGCGTAGGCGAGTGGACGGCGGTGTACTGTTTTCAAGGATTGGGAGCGGAGCCTTCCGTGGCCGTGGCCGCATCACTGTTGCTCTTCACCATCAACGTCTTCATTCCGAGCCTGATCGGCTTGCCGTTTATCCATTCGCTTCGCGTTCCCGAGTGGCCCAAAGCGGGAGTAGCTGCAACGTGACGATCGGATTCCCTGCGATATTCGTCGTCGTTCTGGCGGTGGCAAGTCTTGTCTATGCGGCGGTTCTATCGGGATTCGCGCGCGGGTTGCGACGTCTCCGCCGAAACGTGGTTATTGAGCCAGCAGAGTGGCCGTCGGTGAGTGTAATTCTACCGGCCAGAAATGAAGCCGCGGTTCTCGAACGTACGCTCGCTTCCCTTTTCCAACAGGACTATCCGGGGGACTGGGAAATCGTAGTCGTGGACGACCGCAGCAGCGACGATACACCACGGATTCTTGAGGAGATCGCTCGGTCGAACGGGCGTCTTCTCGCGTTCCGCGTTACCGATCCTCATCCGAAATCCCCGAAGAAGAACGCGCTGGCCTTGGGGATTCGGGAGTCTCACGGTTCGATCATCGTTACCACGGACGCCGACTGTACCTACTCTTCGGGTTGGCTTCGTTCGATGATTTCCCATATGGATCCCAAAGTCGGAGTCGTGGCCGGGCTTACCATGTTCGAACTGCCGACTCCGCGGGTTCCGTTCTGGCAGAAGACGCAATGGCTGGATTTTATCGTGCAGCAGTTCATGGCGGCGGGAGCCGTTGGCTATGGAGTTCCGTCGAGCTGCAACGGATCGAATCTGGCCTATCGGCGACAGGTTTACGATGAAATCGCCGGTTTCGGCACTGCCTCGAACCAGGTATCGGGAGATGACGTGCTGTTCGCGCAACGCGTCGCGAAACTGACGAAATGGAAGACGGTATTCGCCACCACTACCGATAGCGTCGTCCGGTCGCTGTCGGTGCTCACGGTCCGGGAGCTGATCCACCAACGACTGCGATGGGCATCGAAAGGCCTGGCCTACCGCCGCAGCATGTCGGTCTTTCTCTTCGGATTATACGCCTTCTATTTCTCTTGGCTGGCGGCTCCGATCATTGCGATTCTCTATCCCGCCACCATCCCCGGGCTGGCACTGACGGCTTTGTGGAAGCTGGCCTGGGAATTCGGTATGGTTCGGTTGGGCTGTCGTCTATTCCGTCAAACTCAACTTCTTCCCTATTTTCTGCCCTACGTCATCCTCCACGTGACGACCAGTCCGCTGTTCGGAATCGGCGGATTGATTTTCGCCTACCGCTGGAAGGGCGAATGGTACCGAACGGCCCGCTTGCCGCGACCTCTCCGCTATCGTCTGGTGCGGGCGCGGCGCGCGTCCCGCCGGCGGCGCGCGATGGAGACAACCGTCTGACCGACATGCTGAAGGAATGGCTGCGCCGCGGCTGGGCACTGCGTTTGCCTCCGGGAATGTCCGGTCACGTTGCGCTCACGTTTGACGATGGGCCCGATCCAGACACTACCCCTCAGCTCCTCGCAGCTCTGGCGAGTCTCGATATCGTGAGCACGCATTTCGTCGTCGGCTCGAAGGCCGCGGCGCATCCCCATCTATTGACGGAGATCACAAAGCGCGGACACCTCTTGGCCAATCACGGATTCGATCATACGAGCTTTTTCTGGCATGGCCGACACCGGCAACGGCGAAGTATTGAAGACACTCATCGGGTGGTGTATGAGGTCAATGCCTGTGTGATGAGATGGTTCCGCCCGCCGTTCGGCCAATT containing:
- a CDS encoding glycosyltransferase, whose translation is MTIGFPAIFVVVLAVASLVYAAVLSGFARGLRRLRRNVVIEPAEWPSVSVILPARNEAAVLERTLASLFQQDYPGDWEIVVVDDRSSDDTPRILEEIARSNGRLLAFRVTDPHPKSPKKNALALGIRESHGSIIVTTDADCTYSSGWLRSMISHMDPKVGVVAGLTMFELPTPRVPFWQKTQWLDFIVQQFMAAGAVGYGVPSSCNGSNLAYRRQVYDEIAGFGTASNQVSGDDVLFAQRVAKLTKWKTVFATTTDSVVRSLSVLTVRELIHQRLRWASKGLAYRRSMSVFLFGLYAFYFSWLAAPIIAILYPATIPGLALTALWKLAWEFGMVRLGCRLFRQTQLLPYFLPYVILHVTTSPLFGIGGLIFAYRWKGEWYRTARLPRPLRYRLVRARRASRRRRAMETTV
- a CDS encoding polysaccharide deacetylase family protein, coding for MVPNGPLAATSPLSSGAGAARVPPAARDGDNRLTDMLKEWLRRGWALRLPPGMSGHVALTFDDGPDPDTTPQLLAALASLDIVSTHFVVGSKAAAHPHLLTEITKRGHLLANHGFDHTSFFWHGRHRQRRSIEDTHRVVYEVNACVMRWFRPPFGQFNPWTKSILDDLGYHGVLWSVIARDWEPTSAEELLSRLTSRLHEGAIVVLHDGHPTTQQVIELLPRLAEEVARRGWRFTVLPTSHAECSP
- a CDS encoding glycosyltransferase translates to MVVPAAIWLVGVLLWSARRPSGGKQLPAISIIVAARNEEELIRSCLESLLGQNYPDRLIEILLVDDHSTDRTPQIAEELRTAHPGRLRVLSAPPSPPGFGSKKWALQYAIRQARGEILLFTDADCVVRPEWAATMMTHFGPGVGAVTGAIFPPLRQGLGERLFRLERLMVSLTTASAIGWGHPASAAGGNFAYRREVFEKLGGLAHPELASGDDDLMAQTIARRGWRVDFAKGADSVVTDLRPPDVRRAIAAAARHQSTLRYYPLRWRALFALSIVSGAAVLGCIVAAFLQVSLVFPLIAGLLLRAGLDLAGVNRFCHSLRQTVSPADFALAEVLLPFYLVARPLFLLSPRFAWKGRVHSSAVPLPGETRT
- a CDS encoding flippase-like domain-containing protein — its product is MTLGILSKRKPRVSPSEVAAQVAPPQVSATPRSPLKIAVRIVLTAGLLALLFWQVRWRDVWTVVMSLNGGVVFWAFLLWIPTQCFQFAKWNLLAREAGDGVSRADIHRGYWVGFTLGLITPGRIGQFGRALALHNCSLSRAVGLTVIERGYAALTINSFGLLALVILPFLGWLPPFALPGPLVQGICIAGGMLLLTLGVFPRTMYAPLSRIARILPLREKVEKALAVLKATTPGRGITLMVLSTVALASSLLQFVFLIRASGTEIPLWGGMLAGVLTFFIKGALPISLGSLGVGEWTAVYCFQGLGAEPSVAVAASLLLFTINVFIPSLIGLPFIHSLRVPEWPKAGVAAT